A segment of the Arachis hypogaea cultivar Tifrunner chromosome 5, arahy.Tifrunner.gnm2.J5K5, whole genome shotgun sequence genome:
AAGTCATCTATTGATTCACCATCATCGCACTTCAAAGCGACTAAATCGGTGATTGTCACTCTCCCCTATAAAATTGAGCATGAAAAGCACTTTGTAATTGTGCCCAAGTAACAATCGAGTTAGGTCTTAAGGTCGAAAATCAAGTAACAGCATTCTTcgttaataaagaaaaaaaaacttcattttcaaattctcaGTGGTGGACTCTCCAACTTCTCTTGCAAATTTTGTTACTGTTTTAGGGTTTTTCACACCATTTGGCACTTTTGCCATTTGCAGATAGCAAAGAATGTGGAAATAAAATATGATCGATTCATAAAACCTACATTAATACCAACCCTATTGAGAACATCATCGACAATCCTAGTTACTTGATAATGCTCCCCTCACTGATTAAAACAAATCCTATCCAATACATCATCAGCATTTTGATCACGTCGAATTACACGAGGAACATTCCCATCTAAATTCATATCGTCATTCATATCTCTAGGATTATTCCTTAAGCTCTCGGGATTCACTCCTCGATTTTGACGATCACCTTCATTATAATTAACAATCCGAGCAATTCATTCAACTTGTCTAGCCAAATGCTCAAATTTTGTCGCATGATCAGCCATCATGGGATTTAAGATAGTAGTAATCTGTTGTGTCAATAGATTGATAAAGTCATGATGACTCTCATCGACATGTTGTCGAAATGCAACCATCGAGCCAAAATTATTCGATGTTGATCCCACCTGATAATCTTGAGCAAACTCAAGATTATGTGGTTGATTATTAACTGCTCCTAGTGTACTACGAAATCTAATCAGAGACACGTAACCACTCATAGGTGGGTTATAACCTGGAGGAAGGCCAAAAGGGGGCCAACCTGCAGTTATTGGCGGTTGCATCTGCGTTTAAAAAATTCATGGACATGGATTACGCCTAGTATTTCCTGCATATGGATTATTAATATTAACTATAACATTATCTCTAGAACCATTGCTTGGATTTTGAATGCTTTCTTTTGCATGTGATGTTAATTCTGCAGACATTTGCGCAACTATTATGGGGACATTATTATTTGCAGATGACCCAACATTGCTATTTGAAACTTCATCAACCATATTTATGACTCTGCCACTTCAAAGTTACATAAACTAAATTATTACTAAAATACCAACGAATCTTTTGACACACTTTATAAAACTGTCACACTGGGTGTGCCAATTTGTTATGCAGATTTTTAGCAAATTTTGGTTGGTTTGATATCTAATGATTTGGGAGCGAAGTCTACTCCTTTTTTGAACAAGTACCAGTTTTCAAATGTGCACCAAAGATCCTTCTTTGAATGAAacaaatagaaaaggaaaaagaactaGATGTTAAAAGGTTGAATTAAATGGAAAGTAAATGCAGGAAGATAAAACTAAGAAATGGAAGTAAATAAACAAAAGACTTCGACAAAATTAAAGGATTctgaaattaaaattactaattcgaaatttaaaagaaagaaaaagagtatACTACAAAAGGAAAATAACTTGTATAAAAGGACATTACAGatgaatttgaaaagaattgtaaagacatggaaggaatcttacagaaaagaaagctcttggcaGACTCAGAAAGTCACTGGGGATGTGACTGTGCGAGAATATTTTCTAAAACCAAATTCTAACCTTTGTTTCTTCTAAATTTCATTCATTTACATACCTTTTTGACCAATCCTGAACTGCCACCTACCCCTATAAAGAGCATGGAAAGTAACTGTTTTCGCCAAGTACACAAGATCACATAACCGCTTATAGGATCtctgtcctttttttttttcgtaagaAGCCTCATTGAATCACACATCTCTATGTCGGTATGCTGTCTTCGATCAACCTTAGAGCACTTGATCTTCAAAGCTTTGACAAGAATTTCTTCGATTCTTATTAATTTGTACATCGATTGCAATGTCTTCGATTTGTAGAATATTGACCAActaatgaaaaaaagagaaaatatttggAAGTTATATATGATTTAGAAGGAGAGCATTTGAGTAATTTTGCATGATTTAAATAATGCGTGAAGCTCCCAAAGAAACTAAAACAATGCAAAAATAGTAAAAAAGGCAGGATCTCCTACAAACAAGGCATTATTCCTAGGTGCTAGTCTCAATCTCCTACTCCAAGCTTGATTACTTGGACACCAACGTAACCTACTACCCAGTGTCTGATTAGGGACACTATTCTTACTTGGGTCCACAAATTAACATCTCGGAATCCTACAAGTTTATTTACTTGATGTCTACCGCATCCTCTGGAAGAATCTCAAATGACTAAGGCCTAAAATAGTATTTGGTCCACACTACTCAAATCGAGTACAAACTCGGGTTCTCGACCCGTTACTCGACTTGCTGACTTTGGCATCTGAGTCTCTTTACGCCCAACCACCATTCAAGCATGTCTTGGGAGCTCTTAGACCATATACTTTCAAGGCCCAATCACCCTCGTTGGTTTATGTGAAGCACCTCGGAATAAATAAtgaaccacaaaaaaaaaaaaactttttaagaggaagaagagaaagagaatgaaaaagaaaaaaacaaagtaTGAAAGATTTTGCTGTACTAATAAGTTATTAGAccaatttgattaaatttaattgtaaaaaaaaattgttggattgacattaaaattttatttgacaaATATATTACCCTTTAAAAGATCTGAATTacttgaaataaaaattttggcaaTAACAAAATGAACAATCTTAtatgactaataaaatttattattattaatcaataacaatatttttatactaaattcgaatccctaaatcctaaaccataaattcTAATAGTATAAAACTAAAGTATTATGTCAAAGTGTTGACtaatgttataaaaaaatattgacacTTAATATTTTCTTAACCTAATATCACCGCAAAAAATTCAAATAGGAACCACAACCTTTTTGTTTTTTGTCATACACAAATACACACACCCACACTCATTTACACACTACATTAGAAGTTCTTTTTCAACTATTAGGGTCCAAACCTAGGAGGCAAACATATTTGCCACTAGTACACATGCCTCAACCATGGAACCACAACCTCGTTTTTTTTGGACATACTCATACACTTGTCCACTTACACACACTAAAGGTTGTACCACAACTCAGCTATAGCTTGGAACTAAAACTATGGATGTGGCTATTATTAGGAATGGTAAAAAAAATTGCATCCGCATATATTTGCAAAGATTATCCGCTACGGGGAAGTTAATAGGATCCACAAAATTCCACGAGAACAGAAACCTGCCCCACAAATAAATGAGGAAGAATGCGAAGATTGAGGTATCCTCTCCAAGAGGATCCGTAAAATCCCTGCgaagagaaatatatatatatgaaagtaATCCTAAACCaagaattattattttgttttgttacaattttttattttattttagtttatatgttgaaattttttatgtgtatGGTAATATGTTAGATTTGtatttgtattatatttaatttaatatatttaattaaattatattttaaattttattatgattgtattaatttttttttattttttaaaacttaataTCTATGAATATCCGAGAATAACCCTCTCGACACCTCCTATGTAAGAGTAAATAAACAGAGACCCAACAAAAATAAACGGAGacaataaatatttttactaaaggAAGACAGAGAGCAGCGAAAAGATTCCTGCTCCATGCAGCCATTGCATTCCCTAgctattattattatgaatttaTGGGGCAACATGACGGAGCtacaaccttttttttttttttggacggaACGGAGCTACAACCTTGAACGATGAATTCCCTCTTACAGCTCTAAGACAATGAACTACTTTTTTTTTCCCTTCAATGTTGTTCCTTTTAGTCTATTGGGCTTTTGCACTTGTGCTGATATTCTAAGCTGGATCctatctctcttttcttcttaaaaaaaattatatagaacATCTTCAAATACAAATACTATTTGTTTGGCGTAAGCCCGTAATGCCAATCAACTCCAGTAATGCGACCCAAACTCAAACAATTGATTCCCGAATAACACACAATATTTTTCCAAATTCCAATTACTTTTTTACCTAACACATTCGCCACATCCAAAAGTCACTTCTTACACAAGAAGATTGAACGATAATAATACCATAAACAAAGGGATTATTTCGGGGAGGGTTCAGAAAATTTTGATTGTATGACCATGAGcctatcaagttcaattttttTGCATCCTCATTCATCAGTTGGTGAAATTACGTAAAGAGGCATGAGGCTCAGCAGCCTTAGCAGCAGGAGACGGTTCAACATTAGGCGAAGGCTCAACCACCTTTCCAAGAAGCTCAACCGGCAAATCGGGGATACCCTTCAAGTAGAAAGTGTAGAAGAGCTTGAAAGGGAACACAAGTTGCTGAAGCTTCACCTGTCCAGAAACCCCTTCGAATAGTCCAGATCCACCAGTCACAGCGAGCCACGTGTCCTGGTAGGTGAGGTACGCACCTTGAACTGATATGTGGCCGTAGTCGCCAAAGTAGAAGCTGTAAATGGCCTCGTAGCGATCACCCTTCTCTTGAGGCACGTGTTGGATGAGGATGCATAGTCCGGCGGTTATTCCTAACCGTTTTTGTAAGTTCCCGGAGTAGAGTTTGTTGCTGAATGGCACTAAGTCACCAAGGTGGTTTACCGACTTTTGGCTTAGCCTTAGGTATGCCGGGCTGCCACGGTCACGCTCGTTGATCTCGTACACAAACAGTTCTTGAACTTTGGCTGCTACAGCAATGAAAAATTACAAGCACCTTATAAAACTTGACTTTTAAAAGAGAGTTTTTTTAGAAGTTGTTtgataaatcaaatcaaaaataacttttaataaatataagtaatattaattgtgtttgataaaataatttttaaaatttaaaaatattataatatataaatattaaatttaaacattaattaatatatgaagttatattagacttttaaattttaaaaaatataagtcaattttaaaaagagTAATGCTAGGAAGATAAAAAAAACAAtcataacttatcttatttagtatttattaattgttgctatggttgtttttggttgattttctCTGTTTACCAaacatttctattttaaaaaattctatcttAGGTGCTTTTTAAAAACTACAAGCACAAGTacataatcttttttatttaccaaaaataaaataaagaacttgagcttttaaaaaatacaaacaccTCTTCGAAAAGCTTCATCAAACCACGCTAATATCTCGATTTGGTCTCCATTCTAAGTTGTTGATTTAGaatgaatttattattattatttttattgaaatattagAAGttgattagaatttattatttttggttatcaCTTTTGgctattaattcaattttttagtttagtatttaataaCATACTTTAGCCTATTGTTTTAAACATTGGTAAATAAGTGAtgacaaaaaaaatcaattttaatagtCTTTTTAACATTgttcgttattattattattattattagagttcCAATTAAGAATGCTAACTCTTTATGTAGTGTTTGGATAGtgtaaaagtaaaaatacaaggaaattaaagataaaataaatacgaaaataagaaaaagaaaagctaaTACTGTGACAATTTTTGTTTCACAAATTCACAATGTTCTATACTTCTATATCTAACTACACTATCTCTGACTGCCTCTCATTTTAAACAAGATATGCAAAGTCAGTTTTTTGTGTTTCTATCTCAAACTAATTAGTAAATACTACGAATTTGTAGATAGAGTTTGGTTAAAAAATGCTAGTCAGTGATCCAAGTAATAAAGGGAAACATATGAGCCATTGTAATTTTATCGTATTAAATCCATAATCATTGATTTTTCTAGTTGATGGTTCAAATGTTGCAATTCATTTTACAATATGCAAGTCTATATCTGCTAGTAAAAGAGGTCAACATAtgaccccccaaaaaaaaaaagggaaatagATCTATAGAAAGTAGAAACACTTGCCTGGTTTTGGAGATTCTTGTGGCTGCTTGGGCTTGTTGAAGAAAAATGCTTTGATAGTAGTGTTCTTGAAATTTCTCGGTATAGGTACTTGAGTGGGACTTGagaattttaaacttttattggCTGGAAAGTGCTGAAAGAAACTGGAACCTACCTGCTTTTGGGTTTGATAACTAGCATGCTGAGATCCATGAGCAGCGATTATTTTCAGAGAACCTATGGATGCCATAGTTAATGACAATGTCGGAATTGGTAAAGTATATGGTTTGTGTAGGGAGACTTCTAAGTGCAAAAGAAATTGTAGAATATTTGTGTTTCTTTAAGACTTTAACACGTGATCATaccttataataatattttggtGGGAATCAATCATGGATGGTAAAAGGTGCACATGAACACCGCTTGTGCGTTCCCCACGTGGATTGGCaatttttctatttcaatttttccATCTTTATTGTGAATTTTCTTTGTAGGCTCTACTATCAACGGTTGAATATTAAAATGTTGCTATCTACTGCGGGACTTCTTTCCACCTAGATACCAAGTTAAATGATGGCTTTAAGCCAATGTGACAGAAAGCTGatttttttagttatgaattaaGTTTGTGTGTTATGTATTGATAAGGAAGAGGGGTGTGTTGTACTCTAATGtgaagttattattttttataaatttacaaGTAGTGAAATTGAAGGGTTTGATTTGCTTTGCAAGTGAACAACATTGAAGTCAGACTGTCTGATTTATTtggtacaaaaaaaaaataaatttctgttAAAATCGATAGATCTAATTTAGgtctttcaatattttttaattttaaaaatatctaaatcaGCAGGTtcaatttgtaataaaaaaaatgttttagaataTCAAAAATTAGACGATCGAATTTGTATGGCATATAAATAGGTCACGCGTTTACCAATTGTGTATAactctcttcttctttccttgtCTTATGCTCTCTTCCTTTATTTCTAGAAAAGAGTTATAGTAAAGTTTAGTTTTGTCAATTTGAGTATTAAAAACAAAATGGATGATAGACTTTGCCATCCACTACTTCAAATACCATCAACAGAACAACTACTAGTTTAACGTAGGATATTTGTTCAAATATTAAGGAAAAAATTATCTACTACACTAGTACTAGTgtagtaataaaatatataagtgatgatCAAGTTATCATTTCACTCTATAAAtactttattaaatttaaatatttatttttattccaatTTATTTAAACTTAATTAAAATCTTTGATAACTTAAATATCAACATTTTTTTACAGGTATCCACCACTATTCAGGCGAGGACGTCGAACAAATACACCATTCTAATGGACAAATTAAAACCTTCATTTAAAAGAATCTAGATTCATATTACTATAATTTCAGATATTATCTCGGATCAACAATTTACTAAATATTTATTGCTCCCTAAGCATTTATTACTCCTCTATATTAAAAACAATCATTAAACATTTAAAACTCACCTagaaaaactaaaatatcttTAGAATAGTGTAACATCACAAAATATACTTAATTAAACTAATCATTTAAGCACATTCTTGATTACTTTGATTTGGACTTCATCTTGGATAGCACATCCATTGAAGGCTCCAACATATACACAAAATTgaataaacaatttaattaaactctttaaaaaaatttaataataaatatttatattaaaaataatttataataaattatttttaatataaatatttattattaaattttaaatcatattttttaatttttccataAACATTTAAATAGTTTCTTAAAAaactacaatttaattttaaaaattatatcacacattaatactactatttttataaattaaaaactcaaaaaaataacttttaaaacttCTCAAAGGGTCTTGTACAAATCTAATTTACTTTCTTTTTTGTTCCAACTTAAATGGATTAAATTTGCTCGTGCTCCTTGCATCTTTAAATATTTTGATCTTCTCATTGAACCGACTATTTTTCTTAAAGAATCCTGAACTCATTTGAATATTACAATTCTCaagtaaaattagtttttttttttttaaacaaacacTTAAATGGGTCTTTAAAAACTTGcagtttaatttttaataaattttattattctaaaatttttcaaaatgaatTGATCCTTTCATAAAGAGAATTAATTgttttatacttatatttttatagttatttgtaagtatatatatatattaaaaattttattagaatgaTGGAAAAATCATTGTATCTCACTGAATTAGTTTGTAGAATTATTCAAAGTAAAAAATTACTAGAGATTAATTTGGGTATtgatttgttagtttttattatgcaGAAGGATACATTTGCTAATCAATTTTACATTTAATTGTAAGGAGATTTCACATGCATGTCAAAGTTTCTTTGTTCTTGGGGGCTGCTATTCCAAATTGTTGTATATGAGTTTATTAGGGGATGTTACAGTACTTTTTGTCTCATTACAGAAAGGATctaaatgttatttgatgaaaaAGCATCTTCTTtggaaaagaataatattttagaatattggTTATCCCCGAAAGCTGTTGAATTGAAGTGCAAAGCAATTTCAATACGGCACTCCCTcataaaaaaacattaaaaacaagATCAACTGAACCAAACATCATTAATTAATAGAGTACTATATgtacaatcatttatttttctgctagGCTTTTGATAGGAATTATTACATCATTCAATCACAAATAATCGTCACTTTTTGACAAGTACacgataaaagaaaattaaaaaaaattcttaattttttaaatttgaacacAAATacatttttaactaattaaaaatataaaaatattttttaccttttaaaatataaaaaatttaaatctctctatttaaaatatatataagaacaaATAGATCTTCTaaagagacttaaatgtctcgcTTTTTAGAaagtgaaaaatgtttttatattttcaagTAATCAAAAACTTAATTGTCTTCGAGCTAAAAAGATGAAAACTCATTTgtctttttaaaaaaacaaatggGTCATTGACTTTTTATCTCGAAgacaaataaatccttaactaattaaaaatatataaacgtCCCTAACCTTTTAAAATACGAAACATTTAAATCCTTCcgtccaaaatatataaaaacaagTCGATTCTCTTAAAAGACCTAGATATCACGTTTtagaaagtaaaaaatatttttgtatttttaattaatcacgAACTTATTTATCTTCGATATAAAAAGTCAGAATCTATTTATGGTTTACTCAATTTTTAAAAGAGCACTTAAAAGATAAAAACAGagcatttaaattgagattaaaAGTTATTATATGCTTAGTGAACAATAAAATATACTACAATTAGTACGGGCATAAGTGAAAAAAGGTAGAATAGAACATTTGGAAACTCAAATAACTTACATTGATATTGGATAAAAGAGGGAGTATGGATGGACAAGCCTCTTAATTTGATACTTCGAACCTGAAATTGAACATAATAAAGCTCATGTAATCTGGATTATCAAGTAACCCTATTGCATGCCACCgccaattttttataaaaaacccAACATAACCCTTTACgacaattttttttcttacacACAGACTCACACACACCTTAGACACTATTATGGCTTATATTCCACCCTTTTTTTTATGGTCATACAACTCGCACACATTCACACTCAACAGTCAACACACTATTAAGGGTTCATCCACAGTCTCTAGTGAGACTTGAACCCAGATGCAGCACATTTGAGGCATGATGATGGACCACTAAGCTAAAGCCTCAGCTGCTTCCATTCCTTGTTTAAACCCAGGTTTTGAACCCTGGTGTAGCATATTGGGATGCCCAACAAATCCTCCATTCTTGCCAAGCCTCAGCGGTCCCTTTACGATCATTTAAAAGCATTAAATTGGACACACAGAGTTAGTGTTCTTGAACTACACTGTTACTAAAAGTGCTATTTGTCTATGATGTTACAAAATCCCTAATCTCTCACTTTGAaccggaaaataaaaaaaaaggacacGACAGAAAACAACCACCAAAATACCAAATTGTAGTAACAAGCCAACAATATACTAGCTACTAGGTTTCAGAACGTTTTATATGGTTCCTCAAACAATCTTTACCTACCTGTGCATAATGCTCCGGAAGCAAATTTAAGAtggatattatttattatttacaaataGAAAAAGTATCTAGATGTTGCAGGCTTGCAGCATGAAACAaggaatattaaaataaaaaatggaataaaaaaaaaagcgaaaGAAAAATACGTATCAACATGTAGTCAAAATCTCAGCACCAGTCCTTGTTATCAAAATGGTATGCTCAAACTGTGCAGCTGGACACCCATCGGCTGTTACTGTTGTCCAGTTGTCTGGCCATGTAACGGCGTCAGTGCTTCCCAATGTGAGGATAGGCTCTGCAGTAGAAGAATTTGTAGGATTTCATttcaatactaaataaataacaaGCATGATTAATGGAAAGCACTTGACTTATGTAACAAGTAACCACCTTATCATGTATTCGTGAATAGAAGATATTCACTTCCAATAAACATCAAGAACTATTAGGCATAAAGAtatgaaaatattattaaaacatttatttttgtatttgatttaggATGAATTATAtgaaatatagaataaataatcTACAATCGGTGCATTTTTCTTAAAGATATCCACTAGTAAGGACCTAGTAAAACATTTTATTAAGTACAGGACctaactataaaattttaaattgt
Coding sequences within it:
- the LOC112802681 gene encoding allene oxide cyclase, chloroplastic isoform X2; protein product: MASIGSLKIIAAHGSQHASYQTQKQVGSSFFQHFPANKSLKFSSPTQVPIPRNFKNTTIKAFFFNKPKQPQESPKPAKVQELFVYEINERDRGSPAYLRLSQKSVNHLGDLVPFSNKLYSGNLQKRLGITAGLCILIQHVPQEKGDRYEAIYSFYFGDYGHISVQGAYLTYQDTWLAVTGGSGLFEGVSGQVKLQQLVFPFKLFYTFYLKGIPDLPVELLGKVVEPSPNVEPSPAAKAAEPHASLRNFTN
- the LOC112802681 gene encoding allene oxide cyclase, chloroplastic isoform X1 codes for the protein MASIGSLKIIAAHGSQHASYQTQKQVGSSFFQHFPANKSLKFSSPTQVPIPRNFKNTTIKAFFFNKPKQPQESPKPAAKVQELFVYEINERDRGSPAYLRLSQKSVNHLGDLVPFSNKLYSGNLQKRLGITAGLCILIQHVPQEKGDRYEAIYSFYFGDYGHISVQGAYLTYQDTWLAVTGGSGLFEGVSGQVKLQQLVFPFKLFYTFYLKGIPDLPVELLGKVVEPSPNVEPSPAAKAAEPHASLRNFTN